From a single Bradyrhizobium sediminis genomic region:
- a CDS encoding glycosyltransferase family 2 protein: MDPLFSIIIPLEFHRGQWKRCWQAWNAQTVDKSIYEIILVVPHYFQEPGLLNELSGCRLEFSSGTHDMDLCVAGAARARGRYLVFTEAHCWPEPDALELCQEAIDANPDWVGFSCLSIPTTHNWLSEAEAGMYEADIAYAMQVHPWRKILDQCFVTDRDAYERCGGFQSGLGHFAEWLLAADYFQHGYKLGYFPKARFHHYYSGSLSDLKAFTLDFVTGEMRYFGREHDGRDSRLFEIPPEWICQGNFDRDTARAVVRIAVQSLWPLRESYRDLPRSMIRIGRWIIPAIFGDRIARVSAAAAAAYARIVLLLAIWIGSRKWLNHRFTKYVTALIRAQRLATIETQHRKEQATLRPGYVGFGLDAFTLEATGFYPLERHQGIQFRWSETAAAVVISAPAGRHKVRIDCLPVRDLTDARSDFRFYIDGARISSSQLSIEADRVNIDFNLARPQIVRLGWTCLPLIAVADPRQLGLPVEQVDLIS; encoded by the coding sequence TTGGATCCGCTATTTTCAATCATCATCCCGTTGGAATTTCACCGTGGCCAGTGGAAGCGGTGCTGGCAAGCCTGGAATGCTCAAACCGTCGACAAATCCATCTACGAAATCATTCTGGTCGTCCCCCACTATTTTCAGGAACCAGGGCTCCTGAATGAGCTTTCTGGATGTCGTCTGGAATTCTCGTCCGGCACACATGACATGGATTTGTGCGTTGCAGGCGCGGCGAGAGCGCGCGGAAGATACCTGGTTTTCACGGAGGCGCACTGCTGGCCGGAACCGGACGCGCTCGAACTCTGTCAGGAGGCTATTGATGCCAATCCCGACTGGGTCGGATTCTCATGCCTATCGATACCGACCACCCACAACTGGCTATCCGAAGCCGAAGCAGGTATGTACGAGGCAGATATCGCGTATGCCATGCAAGTTCATCCATGGCGCAAAATCCTCGACCAGTGCTTCGTAACCGACCGCGACGCTTACGAACGTTGCGGTGGCTTCCAAAGCGGCCTTGGACATTTCGCCGAATGGCTGCTTGCCGCCGATTATTTTCAGCACGGTTACAAACTCGGCTACTTTCCGAAGGCAAGATTCCATCACTACTATTCCGGATCGCTAAGCGATCTGAAGGCCTTCACGCTCGATTTCGTGACCGGAGAAATGCGCTATTTTGGCCGGGAGCACGACGGCCGCGATAGCCGACTCTTCGAGATTCCGCCAGAATGGATTTGCCAGGGAAATTTCGACCGCGATACGGCACGCGCCGTGGTGCGCATTGCGGTGCAAAGCTTGTGGCCGCTTCGAGAGTCATATCGCGATTTACCGAGGTCGATGATCCGGATCGGACGCTGGATCATTCCCGCAATTTTTGGCGACAGGATTGCGCGGGTTTCCGCGGCGGCAGCCGCTGCATATGCGCGGATAGTCCTGCTGCTCGCGATCTGGATCGGCTCCAGGAAATGGCTGAACCACCGATTCACGAAGTATGTCACGGCGCTGATCAGGGCTCAACGACTCGCGACCATCGAGACGCAACACCGGAAAGAACAGGCGACGTTACGGCCGGGCTACGTCGGATTTGGCCTTGATGCCTTCACGCTTGAGGCCACCGGCTTTTATCCACTGGAGCGACATCAGGGAATTCAGTTTCGATGGAGCGAAACGGCGGCGGCCGTAGTTATTTCCGCTCCCGCGGGGCGACATAAAGTACGCATTGATTGTCTTCCGGTCCGTGACCTGACGGACGCGAGATCCGATTTTCGCTTTTACATCGATGGCGCGCGCATTTCATCCAGCCAGCTGTCGATCGAAGCAGACCGGGTCAACATCGATTTCAACTTGGCGCGCCCCCAAATCGTCAGGCTGGGATGGACGTGCCTGCCCTTGATCGCCGTCGCCGACCCTCGTCAACTCGGCTTACCTGTCGAGCAGGTTGATTTAATCTCATGA
- a CDS encoding alkaline phosphatase family protein, translating to MSPPKNVLWIMCDQLRYDYLGCTGHPTLKTPNIDAMAKRGVRFSNAYVQSPICGPSRMSFYTGRYMRSHGSHWNGWPLRVGEPTLGDHLRKIGVRNVLVGKTHMTPDLEGLKMLGIAPDSIIGVHVAECGFEPYERDDGLHPTGRPRPKYDAYLRERGYEAPNPWEHWANSGADDDGSLQNGWLLVHADKAARVAEEDSETPYMTRRAMDFITEAEADGRPWCMHLSYIKPHWPYIAPEPYASMYGPGDVLPAVRSEQEKQSAHPVFAAYMDMRYSRNMSRDEARVKVIPTYMGLIKQIDDQMGVLMDFLEARGLLDTTMIVFTSDHGDYLGDHWMGEKDLFHDASAKIPLIVIDPSTAADATRGTVCDALIEAIDLAPTFIDYFGGKPPDHILEGRSLMPLLRGERPPDWRKVVFSEYDYCMQDVRLKLNQPIEQCRLFMVFDGRWKYVHASGFRPMLYDLQDDPQELTDRGEDPSCAGVIARLQSALFEWALHPKGHITTSTEKIAAYAEKQLQVRNGILIGIWDEAELSAIRKKIGVPPA from the coding sequence ATGTCACCTCCCAAGAACGTCCTTTGGATCATGTGCGATCAGCTTCGCTATGATTACCTGGGTTGCACCGGACATCCCACCCTGAAGACGCCGAATATCGATGCGATGGCCAAACGCGGCGTGCGGTTCTCGAACGCCTATGTGCAGTCGCCGATCTGCGGCCCCTCGCGGATGTCGTTCTATACCGGCCGCTACATGCGCTCGCACGGCTCGCACTGGAACGGCTGGCCGCTGCGCGTCGGCGAGCCGACGCTCGGCGATCACCTGAGGAAAATCGGGGTGCGTAACGTGCTGGTCGGCAAGACCCACATGACGCCGGACCTCGAAGGCCTGAAGATGCTGGGGATCGCGCCGGACTCGATCATCGGCGTGCATGTGGCCGAATGCGGCTTCGAGCCCTATGAGCGCGACGACGGCCTGCATCCGACCGGCAGGCCGCGCCCGAAATACGACGCTTATTTGCGCGAGCGCGGCTATGAAGCGCCCAACCCGTGGGAGCACTGGGCCAATTCCGGCGCGGACGACGACGGTAGCTTGCAGAACGGCTGGCTGCTGGTGCACGCCGACAAGGCGGCCCGCGTCGCGGAGGAAGATTCCGAAACGCCCTACATGACGCGCCGCGCGATGGATTTCATCACCGAGGCGGAAGCGGACGGGCGCCCATGGTGCATGCACCTGTCCTACATCAAGCCGCACTGGCCCTACATTGCGCCCGAGCCCTATGCCAGCATGTATGGGCCCGGCGACGTGCTGCCGGCGGTGCGCTCGGAGCAGGAAAAGCAATCCGCGCATCCGGTGTTCGCCGCCTACATGGACATGCGCTACTCCCGCAACATGTCGCGAGACGAGGCGCGGGTAAAAGTCATTCCGACCTATATGGGCCTGATCAAGCAGATCGACGACCAGATGGGCGTGCTGATGGATTTTCTCGAAGCCCGCGGCCTGCTCGACACCACCATGATCGTATTCACCTCCGACCACGGCGATTATCTCGGCGACCACTGGATGGGCGAGAAGGACCTGTTCCACGATGCTTCCGCGAAAATCCCGCTGATCGTGATCGATCCGTCCACCGCGGCCGACGCCACGCGAGGCACGGTGTGCGATGCGCTGATCGAGGCGATCGACCTGGCGCCGACCTTCATCGACTATTTCGGCGGCAAGCCGCCGGATCATATTCTGGAAGGCCGTTCCCTGATGCCGCTGCTACGCGGCGAGCGGCCGCCGGATTGGCGCAAAGTGGTCTTCTCGGAATATGACTACTGCATGCAGGATGTCCGGCTGAAGTTGAACCAGCCGATCGAGCAGTGCCGGCTGTTCATGGTGTTCGACGGCCGCTGGAAATATGTCCACGCCTCCGGCTTCCGGCCGATGCTCTACGACCTCCAGGACGATCCGCAGGAATTGACCGACCGCGGCGAAGATCCGTCCTGCGCCGGTGTGATCGCCCGGCTGCAGTCGGCACTGTTCGAATGGGCGCTGCACCCCAAGGGCCACATCACCACCAGCACTGAGAAGATCGCTGCCTATGCGGAGAAACAGCTCCAGGTCAGGAACGGCATTCTGATCGGAATCTGGGATGAAGCGGAGCTGTCGGCGATCCGGAAGAAGATCGGCGTCCCGCCCGCCTAG
- a CDS encoding Bug family tripartite tricarboxylate transporter substrate binding protein — protein MDRRNFMAGCAGLALSARAVDAFAQSGPLTRIVFPFAAGGGGDALCRIVAQHIAPLLDRNVIVENRTGGDGLIGIKSVMNANPDGSTILVTTGPTMYLLPMVETVPSFNTAKDFVPVSQLVRFEFGVVASPTIGAKDFKQLVAWLKANPDKATYGVPSNGTIPHFTGLKLEEALGMKMTRVPYRGSAPIINDLIGGHLPFGVTTIADAIPQHRAGGVRILAVSSAARSPFLPEVPTLKENGIELVADAWYGMWLPAGSSPVFAKKLSEAVATALAKPEARDKLLAIGLIPVGTTPEGLTQELAANTAFWQPIVKASGYKITN, from the coding sequence ATGGATCGCCGTAATTTCATGGCCGGGTGCGCCGGTCTGGCGTTGTCAGCCAGAGCGGTCGATGCGTTCGCCCAGTCGGGGCCGCTGACCAGGATCGTCTTTCCCTTCGCGGCCGGCGGCGGCGGCGACGCGCTTTGCCGGATCGTGGCCCAGCACATCGCCCCGCTGCTCGATCGCAACGTCATTGTCGAGAACCGCACCGGCGGCGACGGCCTGATCGGAATCAAGTCGGTGATGAACGCCAACCCCGATGGCAGCACGATCCTGGTCACCACCGGTCCGACCATGTACCTGCTGCCGATGGTGGAGACGGTGCCGAGTTTCAATACGGCGAAGGATTTCGTGCCGGTCTCGCAGCTCGTGCGCTTCGAGTTCGGCGTCGTCGCGAGCCCGACCATCGGTGCCAAGGACTTCAAGCAACTGGTAGCCTGGCTCAAGGCCAACCCGGACAAGGCCACCTATGGCGTGCCGAGCAACGGCACCATTCCGCATTTCACGGGATTGAAGCTGGAAGAAGCACTCGGCATGAAAATGACCCGCGTGCCCTATCGCGGCAGCGCGCCGATCATCAACGACCTGATCGGCGGCCATCTGCCGTTCGGCGTCACCACCATCGCCGACGCGATTCCGCAGCACCGCGCCGGCGGCGTCAGGATTCTGGCGGTGAGTAGTGCTGCGCGTTCGCCGTTCCTGCCCGAAGTGCCGACGCTGAAGGAGAATGGCATCGAGCTGGTCGCAGACGCCTGGTACGGGATGTGGCTGCCGGCCGGAAGTTCGCCTGTCTTTGCCAAGAAGTTGAGCGAGGCGGTGGCCACCGCGCTCGCCAAGCCCGAGGCCCGGGACAAGCTGCTGGCGATCGGCCTGATTCCGGTCGGGACCACGCCTGAAGGCCTCACCCAGGAACTCGCCGCCAACACCGCGTTCTGGCAACCGATCGTCAAGGCCTCGGGTTACAAGATCACCAATTGA
- a CDS encoding enoyl-CoA hydratase/isomerase family protein has protein sequence MTDNTSVIREKRGQAFWITINRPDKRNALNGDVIAGIARGYREAHDDKDVRVIVLTGAGDKAFCAGADLQNSGAAFAMDFSRPNVDYADLLRLSQNATKPAIARVGGVCMAGGMGLLCMTDMAVAAGNVIFGLPEVKVGVFPMQVMALLQSIAPRRLVNEWALTGEPFDAHTAQAAGLLNYVVPATELDAKVDWLIGRITDKSPTAIRRGKYAMRAIASMSFDESIAYTESQIALLAMTEDAKEGLKAFGEKRKPSWPGK, from the coding sequence ATGACCGACAATACCAGCGTGATACGCGAGAAGCGCGGACAGGCGTTCTGGATCACCATCAACCGGCCCGACAAGCGCAACGCCCTCAATGGCGACGTGATCGCCGGCATCGCCAGGGGCTATCGGGAAGCGCATGACGACAAGGACGTCCGCGTCATCGTCCTGACCGGCGCGGGCGACAAGGCGTTCTGCGCCGGCGCCGACCTGCAGAACAGCGGCGCCGCCTTCGCGATGGATTTTTCCCGGCCCAACGTCGATTACGCCGATCTCTTGCGGCTGTCGCAGAACGCCACCAAGCCGGCGATTGCGCGGGTAGGCGGCGTCTGCATGGCCGGCGGCATGGGATTGTTGTGCATGACCGACATGGCGGTCGCCGCCGGCAATGTGATTTTTGGATTGCCCGAGGTGAAGGTCGGCGTGTTCCCGATGCAGGTGATGGCACTGTTGCAGTCGATCGCGCCGCGCCGCCTTGTCAACGAGTGGGCGCTGACCGGCGAGCCCTTCGACGCGCACACTGCGCAGGCTGCCGGGCTTCTGAACTACGTGGTGCCGGCAACCGAGCTCGACGCCAAGGTTGACTGGCTGATCGGCCGCATCACCGACAAGTCGCCGACCGCGATCCGGCGCGGCAAGTACGCCATGCGCGCGATCGCCTCGATGTCGTTCGACGAAAGCATCGCCTATACCGAAAGCCAGATCGCGCTGCTGGCGATGACCGAGGACGCCAAAGAGGGGCTCAAGGCGTTCGGCGAAAAGCGCAAGCCGTCCTGGCCGGGGAAGTAG
- a CDS encoding molybdopterin oxidoreductase family protein has protein sequence MNQQTRIDIRHSTCPHDCPSACALDVEVIDGSSIGRVRGSKLQTYTAGVVCAKVARYAERIHHPERLTHPLRRTGPKGSGQFARISWDDALDEIADRFNAAEREFGAQSVWPYYYAGTMGLVMRDGINRLAHVKKYSRYYSTICANVARVGFAIGTGKIAGVDPREMGVSDLVVIWGTNPVNTQVNVMTHAMRARKERGAKIAAIDIYNNDTMKQADIKIILRPGTDGAFACGVMHVLFREGHADRDYLARYTDCPGELEAHLETRTPEWASSICGVPATEIEAFARAVGQTKRTFFRLGYGFTRSRNGAAQMHAALCIPAVTGAWQYEGGGAFFNNYAIWKFNESIIEGHDAIDHSTRVLDQSRIGAILTGDPEALHNGPPVKAMLIQNTNPMTVAPEQALVRQGFAREDLFMAVHEQFMTETAAMADIVLPATMFMEHDDLYYGGGHQHISVGAKLIEPPGECRSNHEVLQGLGRRLNAVHPAFDMTARELIDATLKKSGHGDIATLEAELWRDLQPDFRTSHYLDGFAHKDGKFHFKADWANPPFGIKGMGPWQQMPSLPDHWTIIEEADAAHPFRLATSPSRSFLNTSFNETPSSIAREGAPSVMIHPQDAAALGISDGDAVTLGNTRGETTLTAKLFDGLRRGVLIAESIQPNKAHIGGRGINMLTGAEAVAPIGGAAFHDNKVWVKKAAPATARKS, from the coding sequence ATGAACCAGCAGACCAGAATCGACATCCGGCATTCCACCTGTCCGCACGACTGCCCGTCGGCCTGCGCGCTCGACGTCGAGGTGATCGATGGTTCCTCGATCGGCCGGGTGCGCGGCTCCAAGCTGCAGACCTATACGGCGGGCGTCGTCTGCGCCAAGGTCGCGCGTTACGCCGAGCGCATCCATCATCCCGAGCGGCTGACGCATCCGCTGCGCCGCACCGGGCCGAAGGGTTCCGGCCAGTTCGCGCGGATTTCCTGGGACGATGCGCTGGACGAGATCGCCGATCGCTTCAACGCGGCCGAGCGCGAATTCGGCGCCCAGTCTGTCTGGCCCTATTACTATGCCGGCACCATGGGGCTGGTGATGCGCGACGGCATCAACCGTCTGGCTCACGTGAAGAAGTATTCCCGCTATTACTCGACGATCTGCGCCAACGTCGCCCGCGTCGGATTTGCCATCGGCACCGGCAAGATCGCCGGCGTCGATCCGCGCGAGATGGGCGTCTCTGACCTGGTGGTCATCTGGGGCACCAACCCCGTCAACACCCAAGTCAATGTGATGACGCACGCGATGCGCGCCCGCAAGGAACGCGGCGCCAAAATCGCGGCGATCGACATCTACAACAACGACACCATGAAGCAGGCCGACATCAAGATCATCCTGCGGCCCGGCACCGACGGCGCCTTTGCCTGCGGCGTCATGCATGTGCTGTTCCGTGAAGGCCATGCCGACCGCGACTATCTGGCGCGGTACACCGATTGTCCCGGCGAACTCGAGGCCCATCTTGAGACCCGCACGCCGGAATGGGCGTCGTCGATCTGCGGCGTGCCGGCTACGGAGATCGAGGCCTTTGCCCGCGCCGTCGGGCAGACCAAACGCACCTTCTTTCGTCTCGGCTACGGTTTCACCCGCAGCCGCAATGGTGCGGCGCAGATGCACGCGGCGCTGTGCATTCCGGCGGTGACCGGCGCCTGGCAGTACGAGGGCGGCGGCGCGTTCTTCAACAATTACGCGATCTGGAAGTTCAACGAATCGATCATCGAAGGGCACGACGCCATCGACCACTCCACGCGGGTGCTCGACCAGTCCAGGATCGGGGCCATCCTGACCGGCGACCCGGAAGCGCTTCACAACGGCCCGCCGGTCAAGGCGATGCTGATCCAGAACACCAATCCGATGACGGTGGCGCCGGAGCAGGCGCTGGTGCGGCAGGGTTTTGCGCGCGAAGACCTGTTCATGGCGGTGCACGAGCAGTTCATGACCGAGACCGCCGCCATGGCCGACATCGTGCTGCCGGCGACGATGTTCATGGAGCACGACGATCTCTATTACGGCGGCGGCCACCAGCATATTTCGGTCGGCGCCAAGCTGATCGAGCCGCCCGGCGAATGCCGCTCCAACCATGAGGTGCTGCAGGGGCTCGGCCGGCGTCTCAATGCGGTGCATCCCGCCTTCGACATGACGGCGCGCGAATTGATCGACGCTACGCTCAAAAAGAGCGGCCATGGCGACATTGCGACGCTGGAGGCCGAGCTGTGGCGCGATCTGCAGCCGGATTTCCGCACCTCGCATTACCTCGACGGTTTCGCGCACAAGGATGGCAAGTTCCATTTCAAGGCGGACTGGGCGAACCCTCCGTTCGGCATCAAGGGTATGGGGCCGTGGCAGCAGATGCCGTCGCTGCCGGACCACTGGACCATCATCGAGGAGGCGGACGCGGCGCATCCGTTCCGGCTCGCCACCAGTCCGTCGCGGAGCTTCCTCAATACCAGCTTCAACGAAACGCCGTCGTCGATCGCGCGCGAAGGCGCGCCCTCGGTGATGATCCACCCGCAGGATGCGGCTGCGCTCGGGATATCCGACGGCGACGCCGTCACGCTTGGCAATACGCGTGGCGAGACCACGCTGACGGCGAAGCTGTTCGACGGCCTGCGCCGCGGCGTGCTGATCGCGGAATCGATCCAGCCCAACAAGGCCCATATCGGCGGCCGTGGCATCAATATGCTGACCGGCGCCGAAGCGGTGGCGCCGATCGGCGGCGCGGCGTTCCACGACAACAAGGTCTGGGTAAAGAAGGCGGCGCCAGCCACTGCGCGCAAGAGCTGA
- a CDS encoding Bug family tripartite tricarboxylate transporter substrate binding protein has protein sequence MTGRKYALALAAALLVIPVLVATQCVAQDYPTRPVKIIVPFGPGGPADVTARQIGSILQESFGQPFVIENRTGAGGVIGTVEAVKSPPDGYTLLMMSNTQTANESLVPTRKYELMRDLAPIAPVNYSDLVIVVHPQVPAKTLAEFIALAKSQPGKLNYASSGQGTPYHMAGELFKAMAGIDVVHVPFRNSGEARSGVIGGQVQMMIDAVPAMAPNVAGNQVRALATTGKSRSSVLPNLPMASEAGVPGYETTIWLGLMAPAGTPKPIIDKLNAAVNAAIKRPDIVKLWAQQGAVAMSMSPEEFDKYLRDDIVKWADVVKKLADKPQ, from the coding sequence ATGACGGGCCGAAAGTATGCGCTCGCGCTGGCGGCAGCTCTGCTCGTGATCCCCGTTCTTGTTGCGACGCAATGCGTGGCGCAGGATTATCCGACGCGACCGGTCAAGATCATCGTTCCCTTCGGTCCTGGCGGCCCGGCCGATGTGACGGCGCGCCAGATCGGCAGCATCCTGCAGGAGAGTTTCGGCCAGCCTTTCGTGATCGAGAACCGCACTGGCGCCGGCGGGGTGATCGGCACCGTCGAAGCCGTCAAGTCGCCGCCCGACGGCTATACGCTGTTGATGATGTCGAACACCCAGACCGCGAACGAATCCCTGGTGCCGACCCGCAAATATGAACTGATGCGCGATCTCGCGCCGATCGCGCCGGTCAACTACTCCGACCTCGTGATCGTGGTGCATCCGCAAGTTCCGGCCAAGACGCTGGCCGAATTCATCGCGCTCGCCAAATCGCAGCCGGGAAAGCTGAACTACGCTTCGTCCGGCCAGGGCACGCCGTACCACATGGCCGGCGAGTTGTTCAAAGCCATGGCCGGCATCGATGTCGTGCACGTGCCCTTTCGCAACAGCGGCGAAGCGCGTAGCGGCGTGATCGGCGGACAGGTGCAGATGATGATCGACGCGGTCCCGGCGATGGCCCCAAATGTCGCTGGAAACCAGGTGCGCGCACTCGCCACGACGGGCAAGTCACGATCGAGCGTGCTACCGAATCTGCCGATGGCCTCCGAGGCCGGCGTCCCCGGCTACGAGACGACGATCTGGCTCGGATTGATGGCACCCGCGGGCACACCGAAGCCGATCATCGACAAACTGAATGCCGCGGTGAACGCCGCGATCAAGCGGCCGGATATCGTCAAGCTCTGGGCTCAACAGGGCGCGGTGGCGATGTCGATGAGCCCCGAAGAGTTCGACAAATATCTGCGCGACGATATTGTGAAGTGGGCCGATGTTGTGAAGAAATTAGCCGACAAACCGCAATAG
- a CDS encoding outer membrane protein, whose product MATASTVVLAGVTNAQAAGAPPVSWTGFYVGANIGGAFHEATTTDLNGWGSSGTPYVSPWFNSNKATASFGGQAGYNWQINRFVFGVETDLNYIGSSSTFTPPNTLAINCGPACRVSATNDLTWLSTYRGRVGIAFDQIMIFGTAGLAVGQVDNHWGWGDARFSDSQFSTSGTKAGYVFGGGIELMLMSKWTVRAEAMHVDLGTSRSTITSQPFCCGPAGTFTTEFKNTANIGRLALSYRW is encoded by the coding sequence TTGGCCACGGCCTCGACGGTTGTTCTTGCGGGCGTGACCAACGCGCAGGCCGCTGGGGCACCCCCGGTCTCGTGGACGGGTTTTTATGTTGGCGCCAACATTGGCGGCGCTTTTCACGAGGCCACCACAACCGACCTCAACGGCTGGGGCTCGAGCGGCACGCCCTATGTCTCACCTTGGTTCAATTCGAACAAGGCCACCGCCAGCTTTGGTGGCCAAGCCGGCTACAATTGGCAGATCAACAGATTTGTCTTCGGCGTGGAGACTGATCTGAACTACATTGGTTCATCAAGCACCTTTACGCCGCCCAATACGCTTGCCATCAATTGCGGACCGGCTTGCCGCGTTTCGGCCACCAACGATCTGACTTGGCTATCGACCTATCGCGGACGCGTCGGCATCGCGTTCGACCAAATCATGATCTTTGGCACGGCCGGCCTAGCCGTCGGACAGGTTGACAACCATTGGGGCTGGGGCGATGCGAGGTTCAGCGACTCCCAATTCAGCACGAGCGGCACAAAGGCGGGCTACGTGTTTGGCGGCGGCATTGAGCTGATGCTGATGTCAAAATGGACCGTACGCGCCGAGGCGATGCATGTTGATCTCGGCACTTCGCGTAGCACCATTACGAGCCAACCGTTTTGCTGCGGACCAGCCGGAACATTTACGACAGAATTCAAGAACACCGCCAATATCGGACGTTTGGCCCTCAGCTATCGCTGGTAA
- a CDS encoding tripartite tricarboxylate transporter substrate-binding protein, which produces MFPRRLLCGIFFAIAVSTVSVSLADPQRAALQPITIVVPFPPGGSTDIVARVVAEHMSSSLGTSVIVENVSGAGGSVGLSRVARAAPDDRRTWLVVSNWTSHIGSPVLYPVQFDIEKDFQPVARLTSVPLMMIGSPKMPAQDLKAAISWLKGHADSATAATVGVGSASQLCTIDFQNKTQTSFKLVPYRGNAPAVQDVLGSQVDIMCGEASGMLPHVRAGTVKAYAVMAEKRWFAAPDIPTSEEAGAPGAGITFWHGLWAAKVTSRETVLRLSQAVTEALADPVVTRRLTDAGHEIPASDQQSAAALDTLFHREAAKWWPIIKAANIKAQ; this is translated from the coding sequence ATGTTTCCGCGGCGTCTGCTTTGCGGTATTTTTTTCGCTATCGCCGTCTCGACCGTTTCGGTCAGTTTAGCCGACCCGCAGCGCGCGGCGCTCCAGCCGATCACGATCGTGGTGCCTTTCCCGCCGGGCGGGTCGACTGACATCGTGGCCCGGGTGGTTGCCGAGCACATGAGTTCGTCGCTGGGCACCAGCGTTATCGTCGAGAACGTCTCGGGCGCCGGTGGATCCGTCGGTCTCAGCCGGGTGGCGCGGGCTGCGCCCGACGATCGAAGGACATGGCTCGTCGTCAGCAACTGGACGAGCCATATTGGAAGTCCGGTCCTCTATCCGGTGCAGTTCGATATCGAGAAGGATTTCCAGCCGGTAGCGCGCCTGACGAGCGTGCCGCTGATGATGATCGGAAGTCCAAAAATGCCGGCGCAAGATCTGAAGGCTGCGATCTCGTGGCTCAAGGGACATGCCGACAGTGCAACGGCAGCCACCGTTGGTGTCGGCAGCGCATCGCAATTGTGCACCATCGATTTCCAGAACAAGACACAGACCAGTTTCAAGCTGGTGCCCTATCGGGGCAATGCGCCGGCCGTCCAGGACGTATTGGGGAGCCAAGTCGATATCATGTGCGGTGAGGCGTCCGGCATGTTGCCCCATGTCCGAGCTGGCACAGTGAAGGCATATGCCGTTATGGCCGAGAAGCGTTGGTTCGCGGCGCCGGATATTCCGACGAGCGAAGAAGCGGGTGCGCCGGGCGCGGGGATTACCTTCTGGCACGGCCTGTGGGCTGCCAAGGTTACTTCCCGCGAGACCGTTCTGCGCCTCAGCCAGGCCGTCACCGAGGCCCTCGCGGATCCGGTTGTGACACGCCGGCTAACCGATGCGGGGCACGAAATTCCGGCGAGCGATCAGCAAAGCGCCGCCGCTTTGGATACTCTCTTTCACAGAGAGGCCGCGAAATGGTGGCCCATCATCAAGGCAGCCAACATCAAGGCGCAATAG